The Calditrichota bacterium DNA segment CGGAATTCGTTCTCCATCTTCATCGCTTCGACGACGACCAGCCCGGCGCCTTTATCGACGCGGTCACCGGTCGATGCGAGCATCTTTACCACCAGCCCCGGCATTGGAGCGTGAAGTTCACCGGATTGGCTGCGTACAGCATCGCCTCCTGCCAGTGCCCGGGCGCGTTCGCGTCGCTCGTCGATGACCCA contains these protein-coding regions:
- a CDS encoding acetyl-CoA carboxylase biotin carboxyl carrier protein subunit, giving the protein WVIDERRERARALAGGDAVRSQSGELHAPMPGLVVKMLASTGDRVDKGAGLVVVEAMKMENEFRSPVAGIVREVRVQPGQTVEKGELLVSIEKDGQV